CCGATTCCACCGGATCACCTGACCAGCGCCTTGAGCTGGCGCAGCGTAGGTCCCTACACCGGCGGGCGCATTACCACCGTAGCCGGCATCGCCGCTGAGCCCAACGTTTTTTACATGGGCACTGCGGGCGGCGGCGTCTGGCAGACCGAAGATTACGGTCACAGCTGGAAGAACATTTCCGACAAGGACTTTAAGAACGGCGATATCGGCGCCATGGCAATTGCGCCTTCCAATTCGCAGATGATCTATGTGGGCACGGGCGACTCCGCTCCGCGAAATACGGTCCTCACCGGAGAGGGAATGTATAAGTCCACCAATGGTGGAAAGACCTGGACGTTCATTGGGCTGGGCGAAACCCACATCATCAGCTGGATCCTTGTAGATCCGAAGAATCCTGACGTGGTGTACGTGGCGGCGCTCGGCCATTTGTTTGGCTCCAATGCCGAACGCGGCGTATTCAAGACCACCGACGGCGGCCAGACCTGGCAGAAAATCCTGTTCGTTGACGATCAGACTGGTGCGACCTGCTTGGCAATGGATCCCTCCAATCCAAGCGTCGTGTATGCCGGAATGTGGCAGATGTCCCGGAGCCACTGGACATTTTCGAGCGGTGGGCCAGGCAGCGGGATCTACAAGACGACCGACGGCGGGGCAAACTGGACCAACATCACGCACAGTGCGGGGCTGCCAACTGGCATCTTCGGAAAAGTGGGTATCGCGGTCGCGCCAGGCAATCCCAATGTCGTGTACGCGCTGATTCAAGCGGATTACAAGGGTCAGGCGGGCGGTTTATTCCGATCCGACGATGCCGGTCAGAACTGGACGCTCATCAACAACAGCATGGACATCACGCAACGCGCTTTCTATTACATGAACGTGTATGTGGATCCCAAAGATCCCAATACCATCTACCTGCCCAACGTCGGAGTCTATGTATCTCACGACGAAGGCAAGACGCTGACCGCGCTGCATCCGCCGCATGGCGACAACCATGTGTTTTGGATCAATCCAGACAACAACCAAATCTTCATCGAAGGCAACGACGGCGGCGCGACGGTAACGCAAAATGGCGGCAAAGCCTGGAGCTCCGAGGACAATCAGCCGACTGGGCAGTTCTATCATGCCAATCTCGATGACGAATTCCCGTTCCATATTTACGGCGCGCAACAGGATCGGAGTTCCGTGGAAGGACCAAGCGCCGTCTCCGGCGGGGCTATTCCGCCGGTTTGGACAAACGTACAAGGCGGGGAGATGAGCTGGGTGGTGCCGACGCCAGGCCAGCCCTGGATCACCTATGGCAGCGGATATTACAGCATGGAGTGGAAGGAGAATAGCAGGACAGGTTTGGCCACCAATGTGAGCCCTTGGCCGGAGTACAAGTTCGGCCTGGCGGGAACCGAAATTAAATATCGCTACGGCTGGAACCATCATCCGGTAGTGTTTGCGCCCGGCAACCCGAAGGAACTGTTGATGGGTGCGAACGTGCTGTTCGAGTCCGTGGATGAAGGCGTCAACTGGAAAGCCATCAGCCCGGACCTCACGCGCGACGACAAGAGCAAGCAGGGGCGGCCAGGCGGGCCGATCAGCGCGGACGTGACCGGCGAGGAGATGTTCGACACAATATCTTCCATTGCCTTTTCGCCACTCACGGACAATGTCATCTGGACCGGTTCCGATGACGGTTTGGTGCATGTGACCACGGACGCGGGCGGCCACTGGAGTCAGGTGCGCCCGCCAGCGCTTCCGGCCTGGTCCACGATCACTTGCATCGAGCCTTCACACACGAACGCCGGCGCCGCCTATGTTTCCGCGAGTCGGTATGACTGGGATGACTTTCACCCGTATGTTTACAAGACGACCGACTACGGCAAGCATTGGACGGAGATCACCACGGGGCTTGCTGAAGGCGAGTACGTCGAGAGCGTGCGACAGGATCCGAACGAGCCCAATCTGCTGTTCGCGGGTACCAGCGCGACGGTTTACTTTAGTTTGGACGGAGGCCAGCAATGGCAGCCGTTGGCTCTTAACCTGCCGGCGGTACGCGTGAGTGATGTGGAGATTCAGCCCAAGCAGCATGCAGTCGTGCTTGCTACATTCGGACGTGGTTTCTGGGTGTTGGACAATCTGCAATTCCTCGAGCAGTTGGGAAGCGCACAGGTAACCGGCGATTCACCCTACGTATTCAAGCCGCAGCAGGCCTGGCTGCTCACGCGCGGCGGAGGCGGATTTGGCCCGCGGGGAGCAGGAGGCGAAAACTTGGCGCCCGGAGCCACTGTATTTTTCCACCTGCCGGCGGACTACAACGGCAGCACTCCCGCGAAGCTGAGCTTTACCACCGCAAACGGCGAACTGGTCCGCAGCTTCACGCTGCACCTGAAAACGAAAGCCAAACCGAACCCGCCTTCGGAAAATCCCGCAGTGCAGCGAAAGGCTCAGGAAGAAAAGGCGACGGCGGTCGAGCCCGGCATGAACCATTTCCAGTGGGACCTAAGGTACCCCGATGCGGTGGACGTAAAGGGCATCTTCAATTCATTTTTTGCGGCCGCACCGCCCGTGGGACCGGAAGTGTTGCCGGGCAGCTACTACGTGACGCTGACGTATGGCGATACCTCGCAGAAGCAGCCATTCGTGGTCAAACTGAGTCCACAGTTGCAAACCACGCAGGCCGAACTGCGCCAGCGTTTCGATTTGCTCATGCGGATTCACGACGCGCTGAACCGGCTCGATACCAGCCTGAACCAGGCCATCGACGCGCGCGACGCGCTCGAGAAAACTATGGCCGACAAGAGCGCCTCCGCCGATCAGGCGCAACCGGCGCTGGATAGCCTGAACCGCGACATCGACAATCTGGTGGATCTCAAAATCCAGTCGGGCGAAGGCGCGCTGGTCTATCCGCCTCGATTGCGCGCCTGGTTGAGCGCCATTTCAGGCCAGGTGAGCATGGCGCTCGTGCCGCCCACGCCTGCGATGGTCAAGGTGGCGGACGGATACGTCAATGATGCGGGCGCGGGCGTTTCGCGTCTGCAATCCGACGTTGCCGCTGCAAACAAAGTGCTGAATCACTGAGGTGTGGCCGACTGACTCGGCGTAAGAACTGCGAGTGATGTGAGCCGTCCCCGGCAGCGGAGCTTTTTCGCCAGGCTTGCAGTCGCAGGCAAGCTTGGCCGCCGGAGGCGGGCAATCCTCGTTGCCTGATGATGTAAAATGAAATCTTATGACCAGGAAAACGATCTCCCAGGGCGCGGTCCATAGCGTACCGGCGGACTTACGAAAAGCTCTGATTTCTGACTCGGCAGCGCGGGCAAAATGGGAGGACATCACGCCGCTCGCGCGCAACGAGTGGATCTGTTGGGCTATCTCCGTCAAAAAACCGGAAACCAGAAGGCAGCACGTTGAGCGCGTTGTTTCGGAACTGAAAGAAGGAATGCGCCGGCCCTGTTGCTGGCCCGGATGTCCTCACCGCTGAAATCAGGACATTAAATTTGCCGCCCCCCGGCGCAGTTTGCGTTGAAAATCGCGTGGCTACAAAATAGAACGATCTCAGTACGGAGGATTGCGATGCGGACGAATCTAGTCGCGATGTTTGCCTTGGCCACTTGGATGGCCGTGCCACAAACGGCTCCGCGGCCGCAGAAGCCCGCGTTGCGTAAGGTGGCGGAGTTTGATCTTCCCGGACCGTCCGGCAAGCGCTTCGACTATCTGACGATTGATCCGGACGATCACTATCTCCTTTCGGCCCATCTGGGCGCGGGTCAAACATACGTGATTGATTTGCGGACAAACAAAGTCGTCGCCACGGTGAAGGACACGCCCGGAGCCGAAGGCGTGGAATACGTGCCGGAACTGCGCAAGTTCTATACATCAAACGCCGGAGACAACACCATCGGCGTCGTGGATCTTCGTACGATGAAAGTGATCAAGAAGCTGCCCACGGAACGCAAACCTGATGGCAGCGCCTATGCCGCGCCATTCCACAAGTTGTACGTTTCAGACGAGCGCGGCCGCGCGGAAGCCGTCGTGGACGTTGGGAAAGACGAAATCGTGAAGACGCTTCGCTTCGATAGCGAAACGGGCATGCCGCAATATGATCCTGTGGCGCAAAAGGTGTACGTCAACCTGCAAGATCAAAACCTTTTTGCGGTCATCGATCCTGCCACGGATGAAGTGATTGGCCGCTATCCGGTTGGGCGCTGCAAAGGAAATCATGGAATGACTTTGGATCCGGATCATCACCGCGCTTTTCTTTCTTGCGAAGGAAACGATCTGATGACCGTCTTCGACCTCGAAAATCACAAGCCGATCGCTTACCTCCCCATGGCGGGCGGGCCGGACGTCATTAAATTCGATCCCGGTCTCCGCCGCATCTACGTCGCCTGTTACAGCGGCGCGATTTCCATCTTCCACGAGGATGACCCGAATCATTACACCAAGATCGAAGATTTCAAGGTGCAGCACGCGGTGCATAGCCTCGCCGTGGACCCGGAGACCCATCGTGTGTACACGCCGGAGCAGGAAGAAAATGGCAAACCGGTCGCTCGCATGATTGTCTATGCGGCCGTGACCGGACCCTGAGCTTATAGAACTTCAAGCAAACTCCAGAATCACCGCTTCCTCCATCCCGATCCGGAATCCTTCCTCCATGCGGGATGGCTTCCGCACCGTTTACCGGTTATTTCGTATACCGGAGCAAAAGTTTCAAAATCACCCCTGAAACCTCGCTTGAGAACGCATCTCCATTCCAGAAGCCATCTGTATCTTACAGATTATAAATAAAATATGGATTTTCAAGCCGCGGCCCTCGAAATGCTTCCTCTACACTGACAGTTTTCCAAATGCGAATGGGGCGCGGCTGAATTTAAGCCCTGTTCACAAAGGTATCCAAACCGTGAAGAGTTTGACCAAAAACAGAACTACCCCTCGGGCCTTCCGGAGAGCTCAGCGCGGGTTCAGCCTCGTCGAAGTCACTATCGGATTGACGGTTCTGATTGCCCTCGCCGCCATCGCTACTCCCACGATTCTTCAAGGTTGGAACTCTTATCGGCTCACCTCCGCGGCCGATAGCATCGCGGGAATGCTGGATCGCGCGCGATTTGAAGCCATTCACGGCAATACGCGTTTGTCTTGCATCGCCGTACAGACGGCTAACGGTTGGGTCATCGGCATCGATGAAAACGGAAATGGAGTCATCGATCCCAATGAACCGCAAGTAATTTTGCCGGGGCCTCCGGCATTGCTCGCCGCTGGAATTGCGCCGGGACCAGCGACTTTTGGTTATGCCACAGTAGCCGTGCCGCCTGCAAACACGGTCACATTCGACGCTCGGGGCACGATCTTTTTCGGAGCGAACCCCGTCGTGACAGCCTACTCGATTTACGTCGGCATTCCTAACCAGGGAACTTACGGCTATCGCGCCGTCACGGTCACGCAAATGGGGCAAACGAAAGTGTGGTTCGCCTCTGCGGGCAGTGGCTGGGTCAATCAATAAAAGGAAAAAACGTGAAAAACTTTCCAAAAATTCGCGCGGCCAGTACTTCCCAACGCGGATTTACTCTCATCGAGCTTGCCGTCGCGACCATCGTGCTTATGGTCGGAGTCGTCGCTGTCGTTCAGCTCGTGCCATTTGCCACGCAAACGAATCAAGCTAACCGCGTTGACACGACAGCGGTCGTGATTGCCCAGCACTATCTCGACGAGATGACCGCCCAGCCGCTGGCGAACATTACGATAAATGATCCCGCTTGCGGGGCCATGTCTTTGGGTACTGGCGCGGCGGGAACGAGCGTCATGTATCCCTCGGCCGGTTATTTGACGATGTACAACGGCACCGCCACAGTGGACTTCACTCAAGCCGCGGCCGGCGGCTACAACTGCGCGTATTCCGACCCGAATAATCCCTCTGGCGGAACCTATAAACTCCGCTGGGGCGTTGTGGTGACACAAAACGCTGCGGGCCAGGTTGTTTCGAAGAGATATGTTGTAGGCGTCAAGCAAAGCGCCATGCAATTCCGTTTGCCTGTAGATCTCGATGCGACGGTGCAGCGATGAATCAGAAAACCACAAGTCAATCCGGATTCTCCCTTGTTGAACTGATGGTGGCGGCGGTCGTTTTCACTCTGCTCACCGGCGTGATGTTCTCTGTCCTCGTAGCCTCCCAGCAACGTTACAAGATCGAATCCGAGGTCCTGAATTCGTTCACTGGCGCCAACGTGGCCATGGATCAGATCACGCGTGACATTCATCAAACCGGATACCCGCCGGCCAATACCTATACGGCCGCGACTGCAGCCATCAGTCCCCAGCTCTTCGCTCTGCCCTTCGCCTGGGACCCCGGCTATCCGAATCTCCCCTCCTGCACCATCGGCGGAACATGTGCTCCCACGCCGAGTGCGTATGACATCATCGTCGAAACCGTCCCCGACCCGACCGTGAGCACCACGGTGCAGTGGATTCGCTATCAACTCCCGGCCGGAAGGCACACGCTGCTGCGTGCAGCTGTAAACAAGTTTGCGGGCGGGGATCCTGTCGTGCAAACTGCCGCCGCTCTCACGCCTTATTTGAACGGTGTCATGAACAACGCGACGGCTCCAGAGATTGCTTCTATCCAGCAAAGCTATCCCAACATGTTTCCCGGCAATGCCGATGTGCCCATGTTCACTTATTACTGCGACTCCGCGGCTGGGCCCATCCCTTGCACCGCCGCGAATACGGTCGTGAACATCCGCGAAGTGCAAATCAGTCTCATCGTTAAGTCGTCAGCCATCGATCCCAAAACCCTGCAACCCAGAATTGTGACCTTGACTGGCCAAGCCATGCGTCTCAATCCAAATCAGTAATTCGAGGAAACCACCATGAATCCCCTGACTATCACCAATCGCGCGTCTTCGGAAAAGGGAGTTGCCTTGCTCATCGCCATCTTCGCCCTGATTTTGATCAGTGCGGTGGCTTTGTCTCTTGTGATGATGTCCGGCACCGGCTCGGCAATTGACGCCAACTATCGCAATTCGACAAAAGCCTTTTACAACGCCTATGCCGGCCTCGAAGAAGCCCGCGGCCGCCTCGCTCCGGCTCGCCTGGACACGGTCGCTGCGACTTTGCCGAGTCCTCTCCCTGTGAACGGAAATATTGACGTGCAATACATCGTCAATCCAGCCCCGGGTGAAGTTGTCGCGCCTACGAATCTTGCTGCCTCGAACAAATATGCGGACAACGAATTTGCCAACGAGTGGGGCGTGCCCGTCACCAGCGGCTCCGTCACCGTTTTGCCGACCGTTAATTCCAATTCGTCCATCGCTGGTCTAAACGGACCCATGTACAAATGGGTGCGCATCACCGGCTTGACCGAAAAATCCGCAAACACTGACGTCGATGGTAACGGAGTTCTCGATAACACCTACCCCATTTTCACCGATGGCGTGAACCAGTATTTGGATACGCCCGCAAACGCCGGAATTGGCGGCAACCAGGTCTACCGCATCACCGCGCTCGCCGTCATGCCCGATAACAGCCGCCGGATGTTGCAGTATGACGTTGCTCTGATCTCCGGCAATTTGAACTTCCCCTCAGCCCTGACAATGGTTGGTCCCATCGGCGCTTTCAAGGGTGCGACTTCGAATCCATATCAGGTTGATGGCGTGAACGGCTCCGGCGGCGCTCCCGCTGTCCCGGGATGTACCCCAAGCTCATCCGTTTCTTTGCCCGGGATCGGCGTTACGGATCCTGCGGGCGTGAACACAAATGTTAACACCGTCGTCAGCGGCATTCCGAGTAATCGCCTTACGCACTACACCGGTGCCGGCCTGCCAACTCCCAGCGTCACCAACGTCACCCTCGGCACGACTTACAATTCTCCGGCAGCATTGGATCAGACCCTGCAAGTCATTCAACAGAATGCAAACGTATCCCTCAGCCCATCTGCCCCCGTATCTGGCGGCGCCAATTACAGTTTTTCCGACATTACGAATGCAATGCCCGGTGGCACTTGGACGAACTCGTCCACGAACCCGCAGATCATCTACGTGGATGGCAATTTCAACTTGGGCCCAAACACCGGCTCGGGCATCATCGTCGTCACCGGGAACTTCACCTACAGCGGCAACTCAGGATGGAACGGAATCGTTTTGGTCGTCGGCCAGGGCACGACTACGTTCCTGGGCAATGGCGGCGGCAACGGGGCGTTTAACGGAGCCCTTATGGTCGCCACCACCAGAAGTTCCACCGGATCTCAGCTCAGCAGTTTCGGTACGGTCAACTTTGACATCTCCGGCGGCGGCGGCAACGGCATTTACTACAATAGCTGCTGGGTTTCTTACGCGCAAAGCGCGCTTCAGAAATATAGCGTGCTCTCGTTCCGTGAAGTGCTCAACTTCTAGTTAAACTAAAGGGAGAATAGGCCATGAAGGCAGGCAAAAATGCTTGGTTGACCGCAGCTGTCATTCTCGTGCTCTCTCCCGGCATCGCCGTGGCGCAGCAATCCTCGCAAAATTCGCCCGCTCAGCCGGCTCTGCAGTCCGTGGCGAGCCCGGACCAGAAGACCAAGCCCGCAGCGGCTAAGCCCGCCAAGGTCTGGACCGACGACGATATCACCTCCCTGCGTACTCCCGAGGATGTCTATCGTGAAGAGCAGGCTCAGGCCGCTCAGGCGGCAACCGCGGCCAAGCCTTCACAGTCGGCGGCCGCGAAAAAACCGCAGGTCGGTGCGGCACCCGCTCTCTCGAGTCCCAAGACGGTCGCGGATGCTGACAAAATGATCGCCTGGGAGCAGCGCGATATCGACTCCCAGCAGCAATATGTCAATAAGCTGCAAGATGAACTTAGCAAGGCCCCTGCCAGCCAGCAAGATCAGTTGCAGAATTTGCTTCAACAGCGCATCCAAATCCTGAACGATACGCGCAAGGAAATGGAAGGTCTCGCGGCCCAGAAGCAGCAACTCGAGAAAAAAGCCGCCGCGGACAGCAACTCATCCGCGCAGCCGTCCCAGCAGCAGCAATAATCCAGTCCTCGCAATAGAGTAGCGCCTGAAGCCTGGCAGCAGACGCGCGCTCGTGCGTGTTCGCCTGGACGCAGTATCGTTTCCGATTGTCGCCCGCTCTTGCCTGCCGCCGCCGACTGAATTACAGTCGATGCTGCCGAGCGAAGCGCAAAATCACTCCTCGCGGAACGGATGGTTCAGGCTTGCGGCGCAAATCTTCGAGCATCTACGATGTCCAGCCGCTGAATTTTCACGGTCTGCATACCTATCCTCTCGCCTCGCGCCCGAGTAAAGTCGGCGTCGCGCAGTTTGCCAAACCGCATCGCCAGAGCGCATCCGTCGCCGAATTTCTCGATTCGCTTCCGCACATTCTCGCCGCCGAAGATTTGCGTTCCCTCGCGCGAGCCGTCGTCGAAGCGCGCGCCCGCCGCGCCACCATTCTCTGGGGCATGGGCGGCCACGTCGTCAAGGTCGGCCTCGGCCCGCTGCTCATTGGCCTTCTCCGCCGCGGCTTTATCAGCGGCATCGCCATGAACGGCTCCGCGCTCATCCACGATTTCGAAATCGCCATGGCCGGCGGCACTTCCGAAGATGTTGACGCCGTCCTCGGCGAAGGCAAATTCGGCATGTCCGAAGAGACCGGCCGTTACGTCAACGAAATGGCCGCGCTCGCTCGCCGTTCCGGGATCGGCTTTGGTGAAGCGGCGGGAAAATTCCTCGTTCGCCAGGGCGCGCGCGCGAAGCATCTCGACAAAAGCATTCTCGCCTGCGCCTATCGCGAAAAAATTCCTGTCACCGTGCACGTCGCCATCGGCGCCGATATTTCCCACATTCATCGCACCGCCTCCGGCGAGGATCTCGGCGCTTCCACGCACAATGACTTCAAATTGTTCTGCGCCCTCGTCCGCAAAATGCACCCTGGCGGCGTCTATCTGAACTGGGGTTCCGCTGTGATTCTGCCGGAGGTTTTTCTGAAAGCCGTCACCGTCGCGCGCAATCTCGGCACGCCGCTTCGACCCATCACCACCGCGAATTTCGATTTCCTGCAGCATTACCGTCCGCTGCAAAACGTCGTCAAGCGCCCCACGGCCAATCCGCCCGGCGCGAATCTCCGCGACTCCGAGAAATCCGCCGGCTACGCGCTCACAGGCCATCACGAAATCATGATGCCTTTGTTTTCCGCGGCTCTTGTCGAAGACGACGAACCCATCGCCCATCCGTACGCCGAAAAAGAAAGTGCTCGCGCTTCCGCGCCTTCGCATCGCCAGCGCCGCCCTCGAAAATGACCTTCGCCGATCCTGAAAATCCGCTCCCGCCTTCGGATTCGCCCTCGCCCGAGTTATCTTCTCCCGTCTTTCTTCCTCCTCCGCCTCCTTCGCGCCTCGAACTCGAAAACGCTCGCTCTCCTGAAGATATTCGCACGCCCTGGGGCGGCGGCGAACTAGTGGTCTTCGTCGGCTTCGCTTTCCTAAGTTTGGTCGTCCTCGAAGTCATCCTTGTTGCTTTTCTTGTCATGCGCTACCGCATGACCAGCGGTCAATTGATGCAGCTCATGAAGACCGATGCCGCGTTCGCCGTCGGCTTCCAGACTCTCTGGTCCGTTTTCGTGCTGTTATTCCTGCTGCTGATGGTTCGCGTCTATCATCGCGCGCCCTTCTGGCGCTCGCTCGGCTGGCGCCGCTTCGATTCGCGTCAGATTCCTTCCGTGGGCCAGGCCATTCTTTGCATTCTCGGCGGCATTGGGCTGGCCATCATCGTCGGCGTGGTTTCCGAATTCGTCGGCAACAAAAACAATTTGCCCATTGACCAGTTGTTCCAGACTCGCACGAACGTTCTCTGGCTCATGGTTTTCGGCATTGCCTTCGCGCCGTTTTTTGAAGAGACAATCTTTCGCGGCTATTTGTATCCCGTCTTCGCGCGCAAATGGGGCATTCCCGCCGGCATTGTCATCACCGGAATTCTTTTCGGCCTCATGCACGCCGCGCAGCTTTGGGGCGGCTGGGCGCAAATCGCCATTCTCATTTTCGTCGGCATCGCCCTCACCTTCGCCCGCGCGCGCGCCCGTTCCGTCCTCGCTTCGTTCTTGATTCACGTCACTTACAATTCATTCCTCTTCGCGGCCTTTTTCCTGGGCACACACGGCCTCCAGCACATCCCGCACTGATTTTTCACGCCGGGCGCAGCCTGCACCGTCATTCATGTACAATTATTGAGTGGTGGGTCAGTTTGAATTTTCTGGATCGTTGCGCAACGAATCAAAATTCAAACTGACCCACCATTGATTGTTGTTTTGCTGTTGACTCGTGGAGGTCGTATTGCGAAGCGTCGAGCCCATTCGCTGGACTCCCGAAGGCGTCGTCCTTCTCGATCAGCGCCGCTTGCCCGCCGAAGTCGTGTATCACACCTACACCAACTATCGCGACGTCGCCGCCGCCATCAAAGACATGGTCATCCGCGGCGCGCCGGCCATCGGAGTCGCCGCCTCGATGGGCATCGCGCTCGGTGTTTTGCATTCCCGCGCGGCCTCGCTCGAAGATTTGCGCGCGGAATTCAGAACCATTTGCGACACGTTTGCCGTCACGCGTCCCACAGCCGTCGATCTTTTCTGGGCCATCGGCCGTTTTCAGCGCAAATTCGATTCTCTCGCACGCAACGCCGCGCAAAATAATCTCGAACCTATTAAGGAAGCGCTGGCGGAAGAAGCGCAGCAAGTCCATCGCGAACGCCAGCTCGCCGACGAAGCCATCGGCAAATTCGGCGCGGAATTATTGCCTGCCAGCGGCCGCGTCATGACGCAATGCAACGCCGGCGCGCTCGCCACCGGCGGCATCGGCACGGCCCTCGGCGTCATTCGCGTCGCCGTAGAATCCGGCCGCAAGCTCGAAGTGTTCGTTCCCGAAACGCGTCCTTATCTGCAAGGCGCGCGCCTCACCGCCTGGGAACTTCAGCAGGATAAAATTCCGCTCACTTTGATTACAGACAACATGGTGGGACATTTTCTGAAGACTGGCGGTATC
The window above is part of the Candidatus Acidiferrales bacterium genome. Proteins encoded here:
- a CDS encoding GspH/FimT family pseudopilin is translated as MKSLTKNRTTPRAFRRAQRGFSLVEVTIGLTVLIALAAIATPTILQGWNSYRLTSAADSIAGMLDRARFEAIHGNTRLSCIAVQTANGWVIGIDENGNGVIDPNEPQVILPGPPALLAAGIAPGPATFGYATVAVPPANTVTFDARGTIFFGANPVVTAYSIYVGIPNQGTYGYRAVTVTQMGQTKVWFASAGSGWVNQ
- a CDS encoding prepilin-type N-terminal cleavage/methylation domain-containing protein, with product MKNFPKIRAASTSQRGFTLIELAVATIVLMVGVVAVVQLVPFATQTNQANRVDTTAVVIAQHYLDEMTAQPLANITINDPACGAMSLGTGAAGTSVMYPSAGYLTMYNGTATVDFTQAAAGGYNCAYSDPNNPSGGTYKLRWGVVVTQNAAGQVVSKRYVVGVKQSAMQFRLPVDLDATVQR
- a CDS encoding type II secretion system protein, with the translated sequence MNQKTTSQSGFSLVELMVAAVVFTLLTGVMFSVLVASQQRYKIESEVLNSFTGANVAMDQITRDIHQTGYPPANTYTAATAAISPQLFALPFAWDPGYPNLPSCTIGGTCAPTPSAYDIIVETVPDPTVSTTVQWIRYQLPAGRHTLLRAAVNKFAGGDPVVQTAAALTPYLNGVMNNATAPEIASIQQSYPNMFPGNADVPMFTYYCDSAAGPIPCTAANTVVNIREVQISLIVKSSAIDPKTLQPRIVTLTGQAMRLNPNQ
- a CDS encoding CPBP family intramembrane glutamic endopeptidase, translating into MTFADPENPLPPSDSPSPELSSPVFLPPPPPSRLELENARSPEDIRTPWGGGELVVFVGFAFLSLVVLEVILVAFLVMRYRMTSGQLMQLMKTDAAFAVGFQTLWSVFVLLFLLLMVRVYHRAPFWRSLGWRRFDSRQIPSVGQAILCILGGIGLAIIVGVVSEFVGNKNNLPIDQLFQTRTNVLWLMVFGIAFAPFFEETIFRGYLYPVFARKWGIPAGIVITGILFGLMHAAQLWGGWAQIAILIFVGIALTFARARARSVLASFLIHVTYNSFLFAAFFLGTHGLQHIPH
- the mtnA gene encoding S-methyl-5-thioribose-1-phosphate isomerase, whose protein sequence is MRSVEPIRWTPEGVVLLDQRRLPAEVVYHTYTNYRDVAAAIKDMVIRGAPAIGVAASMGIALGVLHSRAASLEDLRAEFRTICDTFAVTRPTAVDLFWAIGRFQRKFDSLARNAAQNNLEPIKEALAEEAQQVHRERQLADEAIGKFGAELLPASGRVMTQCNAGALATGGIGTALGVIRVAVESGRKLEVFVPETRPYLQGARLTAWELQQDKIPLTLITDNMVGHFLKTGGIGAIVAGADRIAANGDTANKIGTYAMAVLAHENHVPFFVAAPVSTLDLSLASGDAIPIEQRPAAEVTHVHGVRLAPDVAVANPAFDVTPARFIAAIITERGVARAPYDQSLRRLIQGASAPVAR